The nucleotide window GCGAACCGGGACAGTTTTGTCGCTGCCCTGCCGCGCCTTCCCCCGGACCTGAAAATAGAATTTTGGGATGATCTTTCCCTTATGGAGCTGGACAAGGGGCTCATGAAGCTCCGGAAAGGGGAGGTCGTCTTCCTCAACGGTCTCATAATGGATGAGGCCGGCCGGCAGATGATGTATGGAGAGAGCACGAAATGGGTCCGCCGTCGCAGCGCCGTGCCCCTCTACTCGTTCTGGGACGTCTACCTGGGGTATGGGATCGTGGGGGGAAAGCTGGTGAGCGGATACGAGCAGGGCCGGCAGGGCGCGGTGCTCGCCTTACGGATTCTCGGAGGCGAGAGGCCCGGGTCGATCCCCGTGGTCCAGGCATCGGATGTGAACCGTTATATGCTCGACTACAGGGAGACGGAGAGATTCCGAATCCCTCTCTCCGCCGTTCCGAAGGATGTAGTTTTCGTAAACCGCCCCGACTCGATCTACCGCAGTCATCGCGAGTTCATACTCACCACCGCGGCGGTGATCCTCGCCTTGAGCGGCCTCGTCATCCTCCTGGGCGTTACCATGATCCGGCGAAGAAGGGCGGAGGAGGCGCTCAGGCAGGCCAATCTCGTGGTAGAAAGCAGTCCCGCCGTGCTCTTCCGCTGGAAGGCGGCCCAGGGGTGGCCCGTGGAGCTCGTCTCCGGGAATGTGACCCGCTTCGGATACCGGCAGGAGGAGCTGCTCTCGGGCCGGCTGGCCTATGCTGCCCTTGTCCATCCCGACGACCTGGCACGGGTGAAGGCGGAAGTGGATGCATACACTGCCTCAGGCGCTGAAGACTTCGAGCAGGAATACCGGCTGGTCAGCAGAGCAGGTCAGGTGCGGTGGATTTATGACCGCACGTCCATCGAAAGGGAGCCCTCCGGCGCAGTTGCCGCATATCAGGGCATTGTGATGGACGTGACGGAGCGCAAGGAGGCGGAGAGGAAGCTGGGTGAAAAAACAGAGGAGCTGGACCGTTTCTTTACCGTTGCCCTCGACCTTCTCTGCATTGCCGATATGGAAGGCTTTTTCCGCCGCCTCAACCCCCAGTGGGAAGTGGTCCTCGGCTATCCCCTCTCGGAGCTGGAAGGGAGAAGCTTTTTTGAGCTCATCCATCCCGACGACAGGGAGTCGACCCGTCAGGCGGTCGAAGAGTTGGCGTCCCAGAGGGCAGTAACGGGCTTTGTGAACCGTTATCGCTGTGCGGACGGCTCGTACCGCTGGTTTGAGTGGCGCTCTTATCCCGTGGGAGACTTCATCTATGCCGCGGCCCGCGACATTACCGAGCGCAGGCAGACGGAAGAGGCATTGAAGAAGAGCGAGGAAAAATACCGCGATATCTTCGAAAGGGCTGCGGAGGGCATTTTCCAGAGCACCCCTGAGGGGAGGTTCTTAAGCGTCAACCCGTCCTTCGCCCAGATGCTCGGATACGATTCACCGGATGAATTAGTGGCCCTCGTCACGGATATCGGAGCCCAGCTCTACGTCCATCCCGAGGAGCGGCTCCGCTTTACCGGGGAACTCGAGAGTTCGGCATCGGTAATCGCGGGCTTTGAGCACGAATTCTACAGGAAGGACGGAGGCATAATCTGGATATCCACCAATGCCCGCGCGGTGCGCGACCCCGGGGGGAGGGTGCTCTACTTTGAGGGCACCTCCGAAAATATCACGGCCCGTAAGATCGCGGAAAGGGAGATACATCGCCTCAATGAGGACCTGGAGCGCAGGGTGGAGCAGCGGACCACGGAGCTCCAGGCCGCCAACAAGGAGCTTGAGGCCTTCTCCTACTCGGTCTCTCACGACCTTCGGGCCCCTCTTCGGGCAATCGACGGATATGCGAGGATTATAATGGAAGAGTACGCCCCTGTCCTTGACGCGGAGGGACAGAGGCAATGCGCGGTCATTCAGGAGAACGTCTCCCGCATGGGGCGCCTCATCGACGACCTCCTTGCCTTCTCCCGTTTGGGCCGCGCCGGCATCGAGCCCGTGGCCGTCGATATGGAGCTGACGGCCCGCTCGGTGTTTTATGAAATCACGACGCCCGAGGCCAGGGAGCGTATCGAGTTCACTCTCAATCCCCTTCCCCCGGCACTGGCAGATCCGGCGCTCATCCGGCAGGTCTGGGTCAACCTGCTTTCAAATGCGGTTAAATTTTCGTCAAAGAGAGACATTGCGAAGATCGAGGTGAGCGCTTTTCCGGGCGCCACAGAGCACGTCTATTTCGTGCGGGACAACGGCGCGGGTTTCGACATGAATTATAAGGACAAGCTTTTCGGTGTGTTCCAGCGTCTTCATAGTGAGCGCGAATTTGAAGGGACCGGCGCGGGTCTGGCCATCGTGCGAAGGATCATCAATCTCCACGGCGGCCGGGTCCGGGCAGAGGGCGCA belongs to Syntrophorhabdaceae bacterium and includes:
- a CDS encoding PAS domain S-box protein, with protein sequence MKTHIRPEAPRVAARLATRHRKSTKARARVRRLAGGLLARGAITLLAALLLIIASGPCAAAPRVFVIHSYHSGLEWTDSVMDGIRKTFAGSGSDIQMSAEYLDTRRFVDARRSGIIKDAIIATLEGGSFDLVIACDNDALSFVLSERERLFPGVPVVFVGVNHFDPSMLKGHRDITGVAEEPSIAETVGLATRLHPGTTKIIVVGRTSMAADKANRDSFVAALPRLPPDLKIEFWDDLSLMELDKGLMKLRKGEVVFLNGLIMDEAGRQMMYGESTKWVRRRSAVPLYSFWDVYLGYGIVGGKLVSGYEQGRQGAVLALRILGGERPGSIPVVQASDVNRYMLDYRETERFRIPLSAVPKDVVFVNRPDSIYRSHREFILTTAAVILALSGLVILLGVTMIRRRRAEEALRQANLVVESSPAVLFRWKAAQGWPVELVSGNVTRFGYRQEELLSGRLAYAALVHPDDLARVKAEVDAYTASGAEDFEQEYRLVSRAGQVRWIYDRTSIEREPSGAVAAYQGIVMDVTERKEAERKLGEKTEELDRFFTVALDLLCIADMEGFFRRLNPQWEVVLGYPLSELEGRSFFELIHPDDRESTRQAVEELASQRAVTGFVNRYRCADGSYRWFEWRSYPVGDFIYAAARDITERRQTEEALKKSEEKYRDIFERAAEGIFQSTPEGRFLSVNPSFAQMLGYDSPDELVALVTDIGAQLYVHPEERLRFTGELESSASVIAGFEHEFYRKDGGIIWISTNARAVRDPGGRVLYFEGTSENITARKIAEREIHRLNEDLERRVEQRTTELQAANKELEAFSYSVSHDLRAPLRAIDGYARIIMEEYAPVLDAEGQRQCAVIQENVSRMGRLIDDLLAFSRLGRAGIEPVAVDMELTARSVFYEITTPEARERIEFTLNPLPPALADPALIRQVWVNLLSNAVKFSSKRDIAKIEVSAFPGATEHVYFVRDNGAGFDMNYKDKLFGVFQRLHSEREFEGTGAGLAIVRRIINLHGGRVRAEGAPDEGAEFSFTLPAERE